The proteins below are encoded in one region of Cyprinus carpio isolate SPL01 unplaced genomic scaffold, ASM1834038v1 S000006722, whole genome shotgun sequence:
- the LOC122144556 gene encoding uncharacterized protein LOC122144556: MTTGNEEEPERRKPSKSKCLEDKYRELERAGEFMRDVDLERGGEEDGRGDFTHDKEAMDSDFQWRGCAEEEDFEDCKEFWEGGVPKAVSGHSGTTEDTENGANEAPKGPLTVFCVIGQTHPMSQTNANSYVHPTVEEAGNPHSCHNMGTQDEMSINEAFEKVEHCEQDIERAMDDLSLCPNVEKRGGNRKETHSEDKIQRGAKEPTGDSVEHSGSDDTWSTCEERKRCSTAPHLRWAKNVVREILGLKSVDTENARGSVTHIDTQTNTQTEGEREMEKSRKEKEIIEGGEEQQGGMERELNENRDWLDPSSNQHTVSSEGEAEGKVEEVYKKKESKEEVVLSSSSFRDLGNEARTRRRGFRKSAEKTKEEEEDEAEEEGVGRDRRTRIFNKSDEEEDELCFTWSEMDLRKLGEDKEEEFEIL, translated from the exons ATGACAACAGGAAATGAAGAAGAGCCTGAGAGAAGGAAACCAAGCAAGAGCAAATGTCTTGAGGACAAGTATAGAGAACTTGAAAGGGCTGGAGAGTTCATGAGGGATGTGGACTTagaaagaggaggagaagaggatgGAAGGGGGGACTTCACTCATGATAAAGAAGCCATGGATTCAGA TTTCCAGTGGAGGGGATGTGCGGAGGAAGAGGATTTTGAAGACTGCAAAGAATTCTGGGAAGGTGGAGTTCCCAAAGCTGTCTCTGGACACTCAGGAACTACAGAGGACACAGAAAATGGGGCAAATGAAGCTCCAAAAGGACCCCTAACAGTCTTTTGTGTGATTGGTCAGACCCACCCCATGTCACAAACCAATGCGAATTCATATGTACATCCTACTGTTGAAGAGGCAGGCAATCCGCATTCATGTCATAACATGGGCACTCAAGATGAAATGAGCATAAATGAAGCATTTGAAAAGGTTGAACACTGTGAACAGGACATTGAAAGAGCAATGGACGACCTCAGTCTTTGTCCTAATGTGGAAAAAAGGGGAGGGAACAGGAA AGAGACTCATAGTGAAGACAAAATACAAAGAGGAGCAAAAGAACCTACCGGAGACTCAGTGGAGCATTCTGGTTCTGATGACACATGGAGCACATGTGAGGAACGAAAGCGATGCTCTACTGCTCCTCACCTTAGATGGGCCAAGAACGTGGTGAGAGAGATCCTGGGCCTAAAGTCAGTGGACACAGAAAATGCAAGAGGTAGTGTGACACACATAGACACGCAAACCAACACACAAACAGAGGGTgagagagaaatggaaaaatcaaggaaagagaaagaaataatagAGGGAGGAGAAGAACAACagggagggatggagagagaaTTGAATGAGAACCGTGACTGGCTGGATCCTAGTTCTAACCAGCACACGGTTTCCTCAGAAGGAGAGGCAGAGGGGAAGGTAGAAGAAGTATATAagaagaaagagagcaaagaggaAGTTGTTCTAAGCTCTAGTAGTTTTCGAGATTTGGGGAATGAGGCTCGCACGAGGAGGCGAGGGTTCCGAAAGTCAGCGGAGAAAaccaaagaagaggaagaggatgaggcaGAGGAAGAGGGAGTTGGAAGGGACCGCAGGACGAGAATATTCAACAAATCAG ATGAAGAAGAGGACGAATTATGTTTTACCTGGAGTGAAATGGATCTAAG GAAACTTGGGGAGGACAAAGAAGAGGAATTCGAAATTCTTTA A
- the LOC122144557 gene encoding rho guanine nucleotide exchange factor 19-like: MLIFTKFLSQLEEAVEKDIMRFTVCDIIIKHCPRFRNVYVPYLTNQSYQDKTYQRLMDESHEFRRVVEKLERNPVCQRLPLRSFLILPFQRITRLKLLVQNIVKITAPKTNDEAQAIKAMKLLEKMIQDSNESISQMKNIESLVTLNAKVDFECRTLPLISQSRRLVREGPVTELRDFSLKDREEERNAYMHLFNDYLLVSLRKEGGRFTVIDHAPVSELRVENCRFKLHSLQKNLFRLHMPQKALLLRTDTQANKLRWISALSRPYPEIDFSAVQDIPQMQCIKAFVAQQPDELSLEKAEVLLVHQQSSDGWVEGTRLSDRQRGWVPESHLETIVSDKARKRNLLDTMKIATAAM, translated from the exons ATGCTTATTTTCACTAAGTTTCTGTCTCAGCTGGAAGAAGCAGTGGAGAAGGACATTATGCGATTTACCGTCTGTGACATCATTATCAAACACTGTCCACGATTCAGGAATGTGTATGTGCCATACCTTACCAACCAATCATATCAGGACAAGACATATCAAAGATTGAT GGACGAGAGTCATGAATTCCGTAGAGTTGTGGAAAAGTTGGAGCGTAATCCGGTTTGTCAACGACTGCCTCTACGGTCTTTCCTCATTCTGCCATTTCAAAGAATCACACGCCTCAAATTGCTAGTACAG AATATTGTAAAGATAACTGCTCCAAAAACCAATGATGAAGCACAGGCCATTAAGGCCATGAAACTACTTGAAAAG ATGATCCAGGACAGTAATGAAAGTATCTCTCAAATGAAGAACATCGAGTCACTTGTGACCCTCAATGCCAAAGTTGACTTTGAGTGCAGG ACTCTTCCATTGATCAGTCAGTCCCGAAGACTGGTACGAGAGGGACCTGTGACTGAACTGAGAGACTTTTCTCTGAAAGACAGGGAAGAAGAGAGAAATGCTTATATGCACCTTTTCAATGACTATCTCCTGGTCTCTTTGCGGAAAGA AGGGGGTAGGTTTACAGTTATCGATCATGCACCTGTGTCAGAGCTGCGGGTTGAGAACTGCAGGTTCAAACTGCATTCCCTACAAAAAAACCTGTTCCGTCTGCACATGCCACAAAAAGCCCTGCTCTTGCGGACAGATACCCA AGCCAATAAATTGCGCTGGATATCAGCACTTTCACGTCCTTATCCTGAGATTGACTTCAGTGCAGTTCAGG ACATTCCACAAATGCAGTGCATCAAAGCATTTGTTGCTCAGCAGCCTGATGAGCTAAGTTTAGAGAAAGCTGAAGTTCTGTTAGTTCACCAGCAGAGTAGTGATG GCTGGGTGGAAGGAACTCGTCTGTCAGACAGACAACGTGGTTGGGTCCCCGAGTCTCATCTTGAGACAATAGTCAGCGACAAAGCAAGAAAGCGCAACCTGCTGGACACCATGAAAATTGCTACAGCTGCAATGTGA